Proteins encoded by one window of Ktedonobacterales bacterium:
- the nth gene encoding endonuclease III encodes MSIEATPLTSVEITAPPKLERIYALLVQAYGKPDWLPDGDALGGLVGTILSQHTSDVNSERAYRQLVTTFPTWEQVRDAPVAQVAQAIRSGGLANMKAPRIQEVLRVLTSRLNGGPLSLDLLKTYQLSEAREYLRSLPGVGPKTAACVLLFSLGLAAFPVDTHVLRVSKRLGLIGAKVSADQEHVVFERIVPAEWAYPLHVNLIRHGRRICHAQRPACAHCPLRLECAYYQALQADQE; translated from the coding sequence ATGTCTATAGAAGCCACACCGCTCACCAGCGTTGAAATCACCGCGCCGCCTAAGCTGGAACGGATATATGCCCTGCTCGTTCAGGCGTATGGCAAGCCAGACTGGCTCCCCGACGGCGATGCGCTGGGCGGGCTGGTGGGCACCATCCTCTCGCAGCATACGTCGGATGTGAACTCAGAGCGGGCGTATCGGCAGCTGGTGACGACGTTTCCCACCTGGGAACAGGTGCGCGACGCGCCTGTGGCGCAGGTGGCGCAGGCGATTCGCTCCGGTGGGCTAGCAAATATGAAGGCGCCGCGCATTCAAGAGGTGCTGCGTGTGCTGACGAGTCGGCTCAATGGCGGGCCGCTCTCGCTTGATCTGCTGAAGACGTACCAGCTTTCGGAGGCGCGTGAGTATCTGCGCTCGCTGCCAGGTGTGGGGCCAAAGACAGCGGCCTGTGTCCTGCTGTTTTCGCTGGGGCTTGCTGCCTTTCCAGTGGATACGCACGTGCTACGAGTAAGCAAGCGGCTAGGGCTGATTGGGGCGAAGGTGTCGGCGGACCAGGAGCACGTGGTCTTTGAGCGCATCGTGCCCGCCGAGTGGGCGTATCCCTTGCATGTGAATCTGATTCGACATGGGCGGCGAATCTGCCACGCACAGCGCCCGGCCTGCGCACATTGTCCGCTGCGGCTGGAATGTGCGTATTATCAGGCACTCCAAGCCGATCAAGAATGA
- a CDS encoding cyclodeaminase/cyclohydrolase family protein, translating into MQQEPLGVFLDQLASSAPTPGGGSVAALCGALSAALSSMVANLTLGREKYREVEPAIRAALKQSEQLRAECARLIADDIAAYSALSAAYKLPKATPDEQETRSAQIQEALKGAAEAPLSIAERARQALDLCQTLAEIGNLNVISDVGVAAVTAHAALESAELNVLINLKAIKDRALAEALLQRLNAARGGAAPMTQDILATVREKMGV; encoded by the coding sequence ATGCAGCAAGAGCCTCTAGGTGTCTTTCTCGATCAACTCGCGTCCAGCGCGCCCACGCCGGGCGGCGGCTCGGTGGCGGCGCTGTGCGGCGCGCTCTCCGCCGCGCTGAGCAGCATGGTCGCAAACCTCACGCTGGGACGCGAAAAATATCGTGAGGTAGAACCGGCTATCCGCGCCGCGCTGAAGCAATCCGAGCAACTACGCGCCGAATGCGCCCGGCTGATCGCTGACGACATCGCCGCCTATAGCGCGCTCTCAGCCGCCTATAAACTTCCCAAAGCCACGCCAGATGAGCAAGAGACGCGCTCCGCGCAGATTCAGGAGGCGCTCAAGGGAGCCGCCGAAGCACCCTTGAGCATCGCCGAACGGGCGCGCCAGGCGCTGGACCTCTGCCAAACACTGGCAGAAATTGGCAACCTCAACGTCATCAGCGACGTGGGCGTGGCCGCTGTCACAGCACATGCCGCGCTGGAAAGCGCCGAACTGAACGTACTCATCAACCTGAAAGCCATCAAAGACCGGGCGCTGGCCGAGGCGCTGCTGCAACGCCTGAATGCCGCCAGAGGGGGCGCGGCGCCCATGACCCAGGATATTCTGGCGACGGTGCGCGAAAAGATGGGCGTCTGA